The following coding sequences lie in one Benincasa hispida cultivar B227 chromosome 6, ASM972705v1, whole genome shotgun sequence genomic window:
- the LOC120080212 gene encoding putative transcription factor bHLH041 isoform X4, translated as MEIVFSLPQAARANFLQSIMQSFHSTYISLWSYLPHPSNCLLNLDGFYGEDDDRKKQPSSSLGSFERRLFNEYTQLIFNLENSLVPGYAFKNNISFLEVQESVLQTHSSSQIQRQFYAAAGIKSVVFMGSSNGEVELGFSEVNMVEKMKKTNPLIPGWEEVSSMIVLQNSASIEEISPESPSLFLYDDLSKILLPQPPAPPSGKPPCSSLLGGLRGSAFEDYNVKKKAAAVAEDHRKRESLMKKCIVFYRKLKIMRGGERIVARLPASAQLLHMIAERRRREKLNQSFLALRSILPPQTKGGDWDESAFLEAVRRIVSNFLSP; from the exons ATGGAAATTGTATTTTCTCTCCCTCAGGCTGCTAGAGCCAACTTTTTGCAATCCATTATGCAATCTTTTCACTCCACTTACATTTCCCTTTGGTCTTATTTACCCCATCCTTCCAA ttgtttattgAATCTTGATGGGTTTTATGGAGAGGATGATGATCGGAAGAAGCAACCCAGCAGTTCTTTGGGGAGTTTCGAACGAAGGCTTTTCAATGAGTATACCCAATTGATATTTAATCTCGaaaatag CCTTGTTCCTGGTTATGCGTTCAAGAACAACATTTCTTTTTTAGAGGTTCAGGAATCTGTACTTCAAACCCACTCTTCCTCTCAAATCCAAAGGCAATTTTATGCT GCAGCTGGGATTAAG AGTGTTGTTTTCATGGGGAGCAGCAATGGAGAAGTTGAACTTGGCTTCTCGGAG GTAAATATGGTAGAGAAGATGAAAAAAACAAATCCATTAATTCCCGGTTGGGAAGAAGTTTCATCAATGATTGTTCTTCAAAACTCTGCATCCATAGAAGAAATTAGCCCGGAGAGTCCTTCATTGTTTTTGTACGATGATCTTTCTAAGATATTACTTCCGCAACCGCCAGCGCCACCGTCTGGAAAACCGCCGTGCTCATCGTTGTTGGGAGGTTTGAGAGGGAGTGCTTTTGAGGATTATAATGTGAAGAAGAAGGCGGCGGCGGTGGCGGAAGATCATCGGAAAAGGGAAAGTTTGATGAAAAAATGTATAGTGTTTTATAGAAAGTTGAAAATAATGAGGGGTGGAGAGAGAATAGTGGCAAGGCTTCCAGCATCGGCTCAATTGCTTCACATGATAGCGGAGAGGAGAAGGAGAGAAAAACTCAATCAAAGCTTTCTTGCCTTGAGATCCATTCTTCCTCCCCAAACTAAG GGTGGCGATTGGGACGAGTCAGCCTTCCTAGAAGCAGTGAGGAGAATTGTCTCCAACTTCCTATCCCCGtaa
- the LOC120080212 gene encoding putative transcription factor bHLH041 isoform X1, whose amino-acid sequence MEIVFSLPQAARANFLQSIMQSFHSTYISLWSYLPHPSNCLLNLDGFYGEDDDRKKQPSSSLGSFERRLFNEYTQLIFNLENSLVPGYAFKNNISFLEVQESVLQTHSSSQIQRQFYAAAGIKSVVFMGSSNGEVELGFSEVNMVEKMKKTNPLIPGWEEVSSMIVLQNSASIEEISPESPSLFLYDDLSKILLPQPPAPPSGKPPCSSLLGGLRGSAFEDYNVKKKAAAVAEDHRKRESLMKKCIVFYRKLKIMRGGERIVARLPASAQLLHMIAERRRREKLNQSFLALRSILPPQTKKDKASVLATTREYLTKLKAQVSELSHKNQMLLEAQALHNRKHDQSTTATSSLNERFTVNVSYAPPGSTEEIIDLEITVRGDGPLMADIAICVLQFLKNIVNVRVVLSFHANHQTHPSSLTRLGFRFSLQVCFIFRVFFFLLICFYNLFQIFLNCSLLFPLYSFGNSNFFVFILLK is encoded by the exons ATGGAAATTGTATTTTCTCTCCCTCAGGCTGCTAGAGCCAACTTTTTGCAATCCATTATGCAATCTTTTCACTCCACTTACATTTCCCTTTGGTCTTATTTACCCCATCCTTCCAA ttgtttattgAATCTTGATGGGTTTTATGGAGAGGATGATGATCGGAAGAAGCAACCCAGCAGTTCTTTGGGGAGTTTCGAACGAAGGCTTTTCAATGAGTATACCCAATTGATATTTAATCTCGaaaatag CCTTGTTCCTGGTTATGCGTTCAAGAACAACATTTCTTTTTTAGAGGTTCAGGAATCTGTACTTCAAACCCACTCTTCCTCTCAAATCCAAAGGCAATTTTATGCT GCAGCTGGGATTAAG AGTGTTGTTTTCATGGGGAGCAGCAATGGAGAAGTTGAACTTGGCTTCTCGGAG GTAAATATGGTAGAGAAGATGAAAAAAACAAATCCATTAATTCCCGGTTGGGAAGAAGTTTCATCAATGATTGTTCTTCAAAACTCTGCATCCATAGAAGAAATTAGCCCGGAGAGTCCTTCATTGTTTTTGTACGATGATCTTTCTAAGATATTACTTCCGCAACCGCCAGCGCCACCGTCTGGAAAACCGCCGTGCTCATCGTTGTTGGGAGGTTTGAGAGGGAGTGCTTTTGAGGATTATAATGTGAAGAAGAAGGCGGCGGCGGTGGCGGAAGATCATCGGAAAAGGGAAAGTTTGATGAAAAAATGTATAGTGTTTTATAGAAAGTTGAAAATAATGAGGGGTGGAGAGAGAATAGTGGCAAGGCTTCCAGCATCGGCTCAATTGCTTCACATGATAGCGGAGAGGAGAAGGAGAGAAAAACTCAATCAAAGCTTTCTTGCCTTGAGATCCATTCTTCCTCCCCAAACTAAG AAAGATAAAGCATCGGTATTGGCAACAACAAGAGAATACTTAACCAAATTGAAAGCACAAGTTTCAGAACTTAGCCATAAAAACCAGATGCTTCTAGAAGCTCAGGCTCTCCATAACAGAAAACACGACCAATCAACAACTGCCACCTCATCCCTTAACGAACGGTTCACCGTTAATGTTTCTTACGCGCCGCCGGGGTCAACGGAGGAAATCATAGATTTGGAAATTACCGTTAGAGGCGATGGTCCGTTAATGGCGGATATTGCAATTTGCGTGCTTCAATTCTTGAAGAATATCGTCAATGTGagggtagttttgtcatttcaTGCTAACCATCAGACCCATCCTTCTTCTCTCACCCGCCTCGGCTTCAGATTTAGCCTTCAGGTTTGCTTCATTttcagggtttttttttttctattaatttgtttttataatttgtttcaaatatttttaaattgttcCCTTCTTTTTCCATTATACAGTTTTGGAAACAgtaatttttttgtatttattttattaaaataa
- the LOC120080212 gene encoding putative transcription factor bHLH041 isoform X2 has translation MEIVFSLPQAARANFLQSIMQSFHSTYISLWSYLPHPSNCLLNLDGFYGEDDDRKKQPSSSLGSFERRLFNEYTQLIFNLENSLVPGYAFKNNISFLEVQESVLQTHSSSQIQRQFYASVVFMGSSNGEVELGFSEVNMVEKMKKTNPLIPGWEEVSSMIVLQNSASIEEISPESPSLFLYDDLSKILLPQPPAPPSGKPPCSSLLGGLRGSAFEDYNVKKKAAAVAEDHRKRESLMKKCIVFYRKLKIMRGGERIVARLPASAQLLHMIAERRRREKLNQSFLALRSILPPQTKKDKASVLATTREYLTKLKAQVSELSHKNQMLLEAQALHNRKHDQSTTATSSLNERFTVNVSYAPPGSTEEIIDLEITVRGDGPLMADIAICVLQFLKNIVNVRVVLSFHANHQTHPSSLTRLGFRFSLQVCFIFRVFFFLLICFYNLFQIFLNCSLLFPLYSFGNSNFFVFILLK, from the exons ATGGAAATTGTATTTTCTCTCCCTCAGGCTGCTAGAGCCAACTTTTTGCAATCCATTATGCAATCTTTTCACTCCACTTACATTTCCCTTTGGTCTTATTTACCCCATCCTTCCAA ttgtttattgAATCTTGATGGGTTTTATGGAGAGGATGATGATCGGAAGAAGCAACCCAGCAGTTCTTTGGGGAGTTTCGAACGAAGGCTTTTCAATGAGTATACCCAATTGATATTTAATCTCGaaaatag CCTTGTTCCTGGTTATGCGTTCAAGAACAACATTTCTTTTTTAGAGGTTCAGGAATCTGTACTTCAAACCCACTCTTCCTCTCAAATCCAAAGGCAATTTTATGCT AGTGTTGTTTTCATGGGGAGCAGCAATGGAGAAGTTGAACTTGGCTTCTCGGAG GTAAATATGGTAGAGAAGATGAAAAAAACAAATCCATTAATTCCCGGTTGGGAAGAAGTTTCATCAATGATTGTTCTTCAAAACTCTGCATCCATAGAAGAAATTAGCCCGGAGAGTCCTTCATTGTTTTTGTACGATGATCTTTCTAAGATATTACTTCCGCAACCGCCAGCGCCACCGTCTGGAAAACCGCCGTGCTCATCGTTGTTGGGAGGTTTGAGAGGGAGTGCTTTTGAGGATTATAATGTGAAGAAGAAGGCGGCGGCGGTGGCGGAAGATCATCGGAAAAGGGAAAGTTTGATGAAAAAATGTATAGTGTTTTATAGAAAGTTGAAAATAATGAGGGGTGGAGAGAGAATAGTGGCAAGGCTTCCAGCATCGGCTCAATTGCTTCACATGATAGCGGAGAGGAGAAGGAGAGAAAAACTCAATCAAAGCTTTCTTGCCTTGAGATCCATTCTTCCTCCCCAAACTAAG AAAGATAAAGCATCGGTATTGGCAACAACAAGAGAATACTTAACCAAATTGAAAGCACAAGTTTCAGAACTTAGCCATAAAAACCAGATGCTTCTAGAAGCTCAGGCTCTCCATAACAGAAAACACGACCAATCAACAACTGCCACCTCATCCCTTAACGAACGGTTCACCGTTAATGTTTCTTACGCGCCGCCGGGGTCAACGGAGGAAATCATAGATTTGGAAATTACCGTTAGAGGCGATGGTCCGTTAATGGCGGATATTGCAATTTGCGTGCTTCAATTCTTGAAGAATATCGTCAATGTGagggtagttttgtcatttcaTGCTAACCATCAGACCCATCCTTCTTCTCTCACCCGCCTCGGCTTCAGATTTAGCCTTCAGGTTTGCTTCATTttcagggtttttttttttctattaatttgtttttataatttgtttcaaatatttttaaattgttcCCTTCTTTTTCCATTATACAGTTTTGGAAACAgtaatttttttgtatttattttattaaaataa
- the LOC120080340 gene encoding DNA repair protein recA homolog 3, mitochondrial — translation MARLIRNASFLGRSIFHHEGYRRGILGASTQICNFSTKGKRKSKSSDGSDSCEENASKKELALQQALDQITSSFGKGSIMWLGRSGSSRHVPVVSTGSFALDIALGIGGLPKGRVIEIYGPEASGKTTLALHVIAESQKQGGYCVFVDAEHALDPALAQAIGVNTENLLLSQPDCGEQALSLVDTLIRSGSVDVVVVDSVAALVPKGELDGEMGDAHMAMQARLMSQALRKLSHSLSLSQTVLIFINQVRSKLSTFGGFGGPTEVTCGGNALKFYASVRLNIKRIGLVKKGEETLGSQVQVKVVKNKLAPPFRIAQFELEFGKGICKLSEIINLGLKYKFMSKAGAIYNFNGRSFRGKDALKTFLSENDDAREELITKLRDQLLDVEMGKPRNGDETEGSLQEDVTTSPDSTDEDAVTAVEV, via the exons GGGTACAGGAGAGGCATATTGGGAGCGTCTACTCAAATATGTAATTTTTCTACCAAAG GTAAAAGGAAGTCCAAGTCATCAGATGGGAGTGACTCTTGTGAAGAAAATGCGTCTAAGAAAGAGCTTGCCTTACAACAAGCTTTGGATCAGATAACTTCTTCATTTGGAAAAGGGTCTATCATGTGGCTTGGCCGTTCTGGATCATCTAGACATGTCCCTGTGGTCTCCACAGGCTCGTTTGCTTTGGATATAGCTCTAGGAATTGGTGGCCTTCCTAAG GGTCGTGTAATCGAGATTTATGGTCCAGAGGCATCTGGAAAGACAACTCTTGCACTGCATGTAATCGCCGAATCCCAGAAGCAAGGAG GTTACTGTGTTTTTGTTGATGCCGAGCATGCTCTTGATCCAGCCCTTGCTCAGGCTATTGGAGTGAACACTGAGAATCTGCTCCTTTCTCAACCAGATTGTGGTGAACAAGCTCTTAGTCTCGTGGATACCTTAATCCGAAGTGGTTCAGTtgatgttgttgttgttgacAGT GTAGCTGCTCTTGTGCCTAAAGGTGAACTCGATGGTGAGATGGGTGATGCCCACATGGCTATGCAGGCTAGACTCATGAGCCAAGCACTTCGCAAATTGAGTCATTCTTTATCCCTATCACAAACTGTACTGATATTTATTAATCAG GTAAGATCAAAGCTGTCCACTTTTGGAGGATTTGGTGGCCCAACTGAAGTTACCTGTGGTGGCAATGCCTTAAAATTTTATGCCTCGGTGCGACTTAACATTAAAAGGATAGGCCTTGTCAAGAAGGGGGAAGAG ACGTTGGGAAGCCAAGTTCAAGTAAAAGTGGTGAAGAATAAGCTTGCTCCTCCCTTTCGGATTGCTCAATTTGAGCTCGAGTTTGGAAAAGGTATATGTAAGTTATCAGAGATTATAAATCTGGGGCTGAAATACAAATTCATGTCCAAGGCAGGTGCAATCTATAACTTTAATGGTCGAAGTTTCCGTGGCAAAGATGCCTTGAAAACTTTTCTCTCTGAGAATGATGATGCTAGGGAAGAACTAATCACAAAACTTCGGGACCAACTACTCGATGTGGAAATGGGTAAGCCACGAAACGGAGATGAAACAGAAGGAAGTCTCCAAGAAGATGTTACCACTTCACCTGATTCTACCGACGAAGATGCAGTTACTGCTGTAGAAGTATAA
- the LOC120080212 gene encoding putative transcription factor bHLH041 isoform X3 gives MEIVFSLPQAARANFLQSIMQSFHSTYISLWSYLPHPSNCLLNLDGFYGEDDDRKKQPSSSLGSFERRLFNEYTQLIFNLENSLVPGYAFKNNISFLEVQESVLQTHSSSQIQRQFYAAAGIKSVVFMGSSNGEVELGFSEVNMVEKMKKTNPLIPGWEEVSSMIVLQNSASIEEISPESPSLFLYDDLSKILLPQPPAPPSGKPPCSSLLGGLRGSAFEDYNVKKKAAAVAEDHRKRESLMKKCIVFYRKLKIMRGGERIVARLPASAQLLHMIAERRRREKLNQSFLALRSILPPQTKKDKASVLATTREYLTKLKAQVSELSHKNQMLLEAQALHNRKHDQSTTATSSLNERFTVNVSYAPPGSTEEIIDLEITVRGDGPLMADIAICVLQFLKNIVNVRVVLSFHANHQTHPSSLTRLGFRFSLQGGDWDESAFLEAVRRIVSNFLSP, from the exons ATGGAAATTGTATTTTCTCTCCCTCAGGCTGCTAGAGCCAACTTTTTGCAATCCATTATGCAATCTTTTCACTCCACTTACATTTCCCTTTGGTCTTATTTACCCCATCCTTCCAA ttgtttattgAATCTTGATGGGTTTTATGGAGAGGATGATGATCGGAAGAAGCAACCCAGCAGTTCTTTGGGGAGTTTCGAACGAAGGCTTTTCAATGAGTATACCCAATTGATATTTAATCTCGaaaatag CCTTGTTCCTGGTTATGCGTTCAAGAACAACATTTCTTTTTTAGAGGTTCAGGAATCTGTACTTCAAACCCACTCTTCCTCTCAAATCCAAAGGCAATTTTATGCT GCAGCTGGGATTAAG AGTGTTGTTTTCATGGGGAGCAGCAATGGAGAAGTTGAACTTGGCTTCTCGGAG GTAAATATGGTAGAGAAGATGAAAAAAACAAATCCATTAATTCCCGGTTGGGAAGAAGTTTCATCAATGATTGTTCTTCAAAACTCTGCATCCATAGAAGAAATTAGCCCGGAGAGTCCTTCATTGTTTTTGTACGATGATCTTTCTAAGATATTACTTCCGCAACCGCCAGCGCCACCGTCTGGAAAACCGCCGTGCTCATCGTTGTTGGGAGGTTTGAGAGGGAGTGCTTTTGAGGATTATAATGTGAAGAAGAAGGCGGCGGCGGTGGCGGAAGATCATCGGAAAAGGGAAAGTTTGATGAAAAAATGTATAGTGTTTTATAGAAAGTTGAAAATAATGAGGGGTGGAGAGAGAATAGTGGCAAGGCTTCCAGCATCGGCTCAATTGCTTCACATGATAGCGGAGAGGAGAAGGAGAGAAAAACTCAATCAAAGCTTTCTTGCCTTGAGATCCATTCTTCCTCCCCAAACTAAG AAAGATAAAGCATCGGTATTGGCAACAACAAGAGAATACTTAACCAAATTGAAAGCACAAGTTTCAGAACTTAGCCATAAAAACCAGATGCTTCTAGAAGCTCAGGCTCTCCATAACAGAAAACACGACCAATCAACAACTGCCACCTCATCCCTTAACGAACGGTTCACCGTTAATGTTTCTTACGCGCCGCCGGGGTCAACGGAGGAAATCATAGATTTGGAAATTACCGTTAGAGGCGATGGTCCGTTAATGGCGGATATTGCAATTTGCGTGCTTCAATTCTTGAAGAATATCGTCAATGTGagggtagttttgtcatttcaTGCTAACCATCAGACCCATCCTTCTTCTCTCACCCGCCTCGGCTTCAGATTTAGCCTTCAG GGTGGCGATTGGGACGAGTCAGCCTTCCTAGAAGCAGTGAGGAGAATTGTCTCCAACTTCCTATCCCCGtaa